From one Anaerococcus prevotii DSM 20548 genomic stretch:
- the pulA gene encoding type I pullulanase: MIGTKIKISDRIKSLTYEEIEDEKLGAIYSKDKTTFRVFSPTSDTLDLLISDDYMKVRKDKYQMLRNEIGIYEITLEGDYSGFYYNYLVDNKYEVTDPYSFTASINSLSSVVVDMKETDPSGFRDEKLPQNLEKDAIIYEMSVKNYTADKSSGVRMKGKFLGLTEEGRSFNGVSTGIDNIKELGISHVQLLPIYDFISVDEDDSYFFDDDNYNWGYDPELYFAPEGSYATDPYDPISRIVDAKKMIQTFHRNDISVVMDVVYNHTFKSYDSNLNTLARGYYHRMNEDGSFSNGSGVGNEVKSENAFTRKLIIDSLCHWVREYKVDGFRFDLMALIDLDTIKIALKKLKKINPNIIIYGEPWMAFYSPLPLDKQILKGAQRSNSFGVFNDDFRDAIKGDVNGYEKGYIQGIFSNKTKIETGIAGSIRFDDRRIGFADDANETINYFNCHDNLIIYDKLAVSLNDTRDIDSYIKLALGLIFLSFGKPFIYEGNEFNHSKNNDANSYRSPLRINSIKWEDKLNNMDIFNYTKDLIKLRKSIKTFTKTKASDIKKSLTFMEDIDESLVVYKIKSNNENYLVAINASVNEMKIEKEKLKTLVPVNKIINIFSKKGINKTNTNVEEGLIVEGKSVNVFKIGEENGL, encoded by the coding sequence ATGATTGGAACAAAAATTAAAATAAGTGATAGAATCAAAAGTCTGACCTATGAGGAGATAGAAGACGAAAAGCTAGGAGCGATTTATAGCAAAGATAAAACAACTTTCAGAGTCTTCTCTCCAACTTCAGATACCCTAGATCTCTTGATAAGTGATGATTATATGAAGGTAAGAAAAGATAAATATCAAATGCTAAGAAATGAAATAGGTATTTATGAAATTACCTTAGAGGGTGACTATAGCGGATTCTATTATAATTATCTGGTAGATAATAAGTATGAAGTAACTGACCCTTACTCTTTTACAGCATCTATAAATAGCCTAAGTTCTGTAGTTGTTGATATGAAAGAAACAGATCCTTCTGGCTTTAGAGACGAGAAACTTCCCCAAAACTTGGAAAAAGATGCAATAATCTATGAGATGAGTGTCAAAAACTATACCGCTGATAAGTCTAGTGGAGTAAGGATGAAGGGGAAATTCCTAGGACTTACAGAAGAAGGAAGAAGCTTTAATGGTGTAAGCACTGGTATAGATAATATAAAAGAACTTGGGATAAGTCATGTTCAATTATTACCTATCTATGATTTTATATCAGTAGATGAGGATGATTCCTATTTTTTTGATGATGATAACTACAACTGGGGATATGATCCTGAATTATATTTCGCTCCAGAAGGCTCTTATGCCACAGATCCCTATGACCCTATATCTAGGATTGTTGATGCGAAGAAGATGATTCAGACCTTCCATAGGAATGATATCTCTGTAGTAATGGATGTCGTATACAATCACACATTCAAGTCTTATGATTCAAATCTTAACACTCTAGCAAGAGGTTACTATCATAGGATGAACGAAGATGGGAGCTTTTCAAATGGATCTGGTGTTGGTAATGAGGTAAAAAGTGAGAATGCTTTTACAAGAAAGCTAATAATTGATTCTCTTTGCCATTGGGTTAGAGAATATAAGGTAGATGGATTTAGATTCGATCTTATGGCTCTAATTGACCTGGATACTATAAAAATCGCCCTAAAAAAACTAAAGAAGATAAATCCTAATATTATTATATATGGAGAGCCTTGGATGGCATTTTATTCTCCTTTACCTCTGGATAAGCAGATTCTAAAGGGAGCTCAGAGGTCAAATTCATTCGGAGTATTCAATGATGACTTTAGAGACGCTATAAAAGGCGATGTAAATGGCTATGAGAAAGGTTATATTCAAGGGATTTTTTCCAATAAAACCAAGATTGAAACCGGTATAGCCGGCTCTATCAGATTCGATGATAGAAGAATTGGATTTGCTGATGATGCAAATGAGACAATTAATTATTTTAATTGCCACGACAATCTTATAATCTATGATAAGCTGGCAGTATCTTTGAATGACACTAGAGATATAGATTCTTATATTAAGCTAGCACTTGGTCTTATATTCTTATCTTTTGGAAAGCCATTTATCTACGAGGGTAACGAATTTAATCATAGTAAAAATAACGACGCAAACTCCTATAGATCACCACTTAGAATAAATTCAATCAAATGGGAAGATAAGTTAAATAATATGGATATATTTAACTACACGAAGGATTTGATTAAACTAAGAAAATCTATCAAGACCTTTACTAAAACTAAAGCATCTGATATCAAAAAGTCTCTAACTTTTATGGAAGATATTGACGAGTCTTTAGTAGTTTATAAAATAAAGTCAAATAATGAAAATTATTTAGTAGCTATTAATGCGTCTGTAAATGAAATGAAAATAGAAAAAGAAAAATTGAAAACACTTGTTCCAGTAAACAAAATTATTAATATTTTTTCCAAAAAGGGTATAAATAAAACAAATACTAATGTAGAAGAAGGATTAATAGTAGAAGGTAAATCTGTAAATGTATTTAAAATAGGAGAGGAAAATGGACTATAA
- the glgA gene encoding glycogen synthase GlgA, translating to MNILFLTGEAVPFIKTGGLADVAGALPKELVKKGVDCRVVLPLYGEITDEYRSKMEKLTEFYVDLDWKHQYAGVYQLKWDGVTFYFIDNLEYFDRKGCYGFDDDAERFIFFSKACTLLGKEINFHPDIIHSNDWHTAMVNVFVNDFRRGDSYYEDVRTLFTIHNLKYQGVFDSENLRLAGLDGSYFNENDLKFYDAINFMKGGIIHSTAFNTVSENYAREIQYPFYGEGLDGIIRQYSYKLTGIVNGIDFDIWDPSTDGLISQNYDIGSINDKVKNKLDIQKMYGLPEREDVPLIGICSRLTEMKGLDLVRYIMDELLQEDVQFVVLGTGDYTYEEMFKYFEWKYPDKLAARIYYSGDESHKIYAGSDFYLMPSVSEPCGISQLIAMRYGSLPIVREAGGLKDTVIAYNEYTGEGTGFSFANINAHELLFCIKDALKIYKEDKEEFKKLVANAMGQNNDWEKSCEKYLNLYNEIKAN from the coding sequence ATGAATATTCTTTTTCTTACTGGAGAAGCAGTTCCTTTTATAAAGACGGGAGGCCTTGCTGATGTAGCAGGGGCTCTCCCAAAGGAGCTTGTCAAAAAAGGCGTAGACTGTAGGGTTGTTCTTCCTTTGTATGGAGAAATAACTGACGAGTATAGGTCTAAGATGGAAAAGTTAACAGAATTTTACGTCGATCTTGATTGGAAACACCAATATGCTGGAGTCTATCAGCTCAAATGGGATGGAGTCACTTTCTATTTCATTGATAACTTAGAATATTTTGATAGAAAAGGATGCTATGGTTTCGACGATGATGCAGAGAGATTTATTTTCTTTTCCAAGGCATGTACCCTTTTAGGAAAAGAAATTAATTTTCATCCTGATATTATTCATTCTAATGATTGGCATACAGCCATGGTTAATGTTTTTGTAAATGATTTTAGAAGGGGAGATTCTTACTATGAAGATGTAAGGACTCTATTCACCATACATAACCTAAAATACCAGGGTGTGTTTGATTCAGAAAACCTCAGACTAGCTGGACTTGATGGATCATACTTTAACGAAAATGACCTTAAATTTTATGATGCTATTAACTTTATGAAAGGTGGTATAATCCATTCTACAGCATTTAATACAGTATCTGAAAATTATGCAAGAGAAATCCAATACCCATTCTATGGTGAAGGTCTTGATGGAATTATTAGACAGTATTCGTATAAACTCACAGGAATAGTAAATGGCATAGACTTTGATATTTGGGATCCTTCTACAGATGGATTAATAAGTCAAAATTATGACATTGGTTCTATCAATGATAAGGTTAAAAATAAGTTAGACATTCAAAAGATGTATGGTCTACCTGAAAGAGAAGATGTCCCTTTGATAGGAATTTGTTCGAGACTGACTGAAATGAAGGGACTTGACCTAGTAAGATACATTATGGATGAACTTCTTCAAGAAGACGTTCAATTTGTTGTCTTAGGAACAGGGGATTACACATATGAAGAGATGTTTAAATACTTTGAGTGGAAATACCCTGATAAGCTTGCAGCTAGAATTTATTATAGTGGAGATGAAAGTCATAAGATTTATGCTGGAAGTGATTTTTATCTAATGCCAAGTGTTTCAGAGCCATGCGGCATAAGTCAACTTATAGCTATGAGATATGGATCCTTGCCAATAGTAAGAGAGGCAGGGGGATTAAAGGATACGGTCATAGCCTATAACGAATATACAGGAGAAGGAACTGGATTTTCATTTGCGAATATAAATGCTCACGAACTTCTATTCTGTATTAAAGATGCTCTGAAAATATACAAAGAAGATAAAGAGGAGTTTAAGAAGCTCGTAGCTAATGCTATGGGTCAAAACAATGACTGGGAAAAGTCTTGTGAGAAATATTTAAATTTATACAATGAAATTAAAGCAAACTAA
- a CDS encoding glucose-1-phosphate adenylyltransferase, translated as MRNSNKICAMLLAGGQGSRLKALTREMAKPVVPFGGKYKIIDFALSNSTNSDIKDIGVLTQYKPQLLNQHLGIGAPWDYDRNFGGLRILTPYYTEEGGRWFEGTASAIYENINYLDEVNPEYVLILSGDHIYKMDYRELLDVHKKNGADATIAVMEVDWDEASRFGIMNTNDEDRIVEFEEKPENPKSNLASMGIYIFNWQVLRRELIEDSKNKDSSNDFGKDIIPKMLDEGLNLYVYKFDGYWKDVGTVRSFWQANLDLIDPENELDIYDENWKIYTASLNLPPHRIGKTGQLSDSLVNEACVIDGKVSNSVLFSSVEVEEGAEVYNSVLLNGVKVKSGAKIYNCVVASDMTITDSIGKEDDGKVYLVSKEGIEEE; from the coding sequence ATGAGAAATTCTAACAAGATTTGCGCCATGCTTTTAGCAGGAGGACAAGGTTCTAGACTAAAAGCTTTAACAAGAGAGATGGCAAAGCCAGTTGTACCTTTTGGCGGAAAGTACAAAATTATAGATTTTGCCCTAAGCAACTCCACAAATTCAGACATTAAAGATATAGGTGTGCTTACCCAATACAAGCCACAATTACTTAACCAACACTTGGGAATAGGTGCTCCATGGGACTATGATAGAAATTTCGGAGGGCTAAGGATACTCACACCATATTACACCGAAGAAGGCGGTAGATGGTTTGAAGGTACAGCCTCTGCTATATATGAAAATATTAATTATCTGGATGAGGTTAATCCTGAGTATGTTCTGATTCTTTCAGGAGACCATATATATAAAATGGACTACAGAGAGCTTTTAGATGTTCATAAGAAAAATGGAGCGGATGCGACAATCGCTGTTATGGAAGTTGATTGGGATGAAGCTTCAAGGTTTGGTATTATGAATACCAATGATGAAGATAGGATTGTTGAATTTGAGGAGAAACCAGAAAATCCAAAATCAAATCTAGCTTCAATGGGAATTTATATATTCAATTGGCAAGTATTAAGAAGAGAATTAATCGAAGATAGCAAAAATAAAGACTCCTCTAATGATTTCGGTAAGGATATTATTCCTAAAATGCTTGATGAAGGTTTAAATCTTTACGTTTATAAATTTGATGGATATTGGAAAGATGTAGGAACTGTAAGGAGCTTCTGGCAAGCAAACCTAGATCTTATAGATCCTGAAAACGAGTTAGATATTTATGACGAAAACTGGAAGATTTATACAGCTTCCCTTAACTTACCTCCTCACAGAATAGGAAAAACTGGACAGCTTAGCGATTCTTTAGTTAATGAGGCTTGTGTTATCGATGGTAAGGTAAGTAATTCGGTATTATTCTCAAGTGTAGAAGTAGAAGAAGGTGCTGAAGTTTATAACTCTGTATTACTAAACGGGGTTAAAGTAAAAAGCGGTGCCAAGATTTATAATTGTGTAGTCGCATCTGATATGACAATAACCGATAGTATTGGCAAGGAAGATGATGGAAAAGTATATCTTGTAAGCAAGGAAGGAATTGAGGAGGAATAA
- a CDS encoding baseplate J/gp47 family protein yields MDKLNIYEDYGSISEFKDDGYGVTKYGFKRKLYSECLEERISRAREVFGVKIDTSETSFLGKLIRNAAWDEAYLWELAEAVYMSPFVNTAEGAGLDAVGQYLTITRRPATKSKGFVTIYGKPDTLVPAGFRVATQSGIEYYTKDIVYIGEDGTVDVAIESVIAGKDTNAQTGDINTIVNPTYGIEKVSNKDYTEGGMNVESDEEFRLRYKKSYSRVGGSTVPAMTAALLDIDDVVDCEVRENFTMKTIDGIPPKSVACFVFGGDTDKIVDTIYQNKPAGIEAYGETYKFVEDKKGIKHKIGFTRANEVKIKVEAKIKKTDDYPGDDVIKRSILNYIGGVDKDNVEYSGLKLGEDVIYNKLIAKILCPGGVSDADITIGASPKFTMVDETIEIERNSIAVTSPDLIRISYV; encoded by the coding sequence TTGGATAAGTTAAATATATACGAGGATTACGGTTCTATATCAGAATTTAAGGACGATGGATATGGAGTAACTAAGTATGGATTTAAGAGAAAATTATATAGTGAGTGCTTAGAAGAGAGAATAAGCCGAGCTAGAGAGGTTTTTGGTGTAAAGATTGATACATCGGAGACCTCTTTTCTAGGCAAATTGATTAGAAATGCAGCCTGGGACGAGGCTTATTTATGGGAACTTGCAGAAGCGGTATACATGAGTCCTTTTGTGAATACTGCAGAAGGGGCAGGACTTGACGCTGTAGGTCAATATTTAACGATAACTAGAAGACCAGCGACTAAGTCAAAAGGTTTTGTTACTATATACGGAAAGCCTGATACTTTAGTCCCTGCAGGTTTTAGAGTAGCTACTCAAAGCGGTATTGAATACTACACAAAAGATATTGTATATATAGGTGAAGACGGAACGGTCGATGTAGCTATAGAGTCTGTTATCGCGGGTAAAGATACCAATGCCCAAACTGGAGATATAAATACAATAGTTAACCCTACTTATGGTATTGAGAAAGTAAGTAATAAAGACTATACAGAAGGCGGTATGAATGTAGAAAGTGATGAAGAATTTAGGCTACGATATAAAAAATCTTATTCTAGGGTCGGGGGTTCTACTGTGCCAGCTATGACAGCTGCTCTTTTAGATATAGATGATGTAGTAGATTGTGAAGTAAGAGAAAATTTTACTATGAAAACTATAGATGGAATACCTCCTAAGTCTGTAGCATGCTTTGTTTTTGGTGGAGATACGGACAAAATTGTAGATACTATTTATCAGAATAAGCCAGCTGGAATAGAAGCATATGGCGAAACTTATAAATTTGTTGAAGATAAAAAAGGAATAAAACATAAGATAGGTTTTACTCGTGCAAACGAAGTAAAAATAAAGGTTGAAGCGAAAATCAAAAAGACGGACGACTATCCAGGAGATGATGTTATCAAGAGATCTATACTAAATTATATAGGGGGTGTAGATAAGGATAATGTAGAGTATTCGGGACTTAAACTAGGCGAAGATGTAATATATAACAAGCTTATAGCAAAGATATTATGTCCTGGAGGAGTAAGTGATGCTGATATAACTATAGGGGCAAGCCCTAAATTTACTATGGTCGACGAAACTATAGAAATTGAAAGGAACTCTATAGCGGTTACAAGTCCTGACCTAATAAGGATAAGTTATGTATAA
- a CDS encoding DUF2634 domain-containing protein: MSYYETFKMTNGDIDIIDNDLYLVGGQEEMRQNIENRLAVNKGEWFLDLNLGLSYKDITGKDIRDSDIEYWIRECVLQDERIKEVRSIDIDRNSEKRTANISILVIDPYNEELSLTGVINIG; this comes from the coding sequence GTGAGTTATTATGAAACATTTAAAATGACCAACGGAGACATAGACATTATAGACAATGACCTATATTTAGTAGGGGGTCAAGAAGAAATGAGGCAAAACATAGAAAATCGCTTAGCTGTGAATAAGGGTGAGTGGTTTCTAGATCTTAATCTAGGCTTATCTTATAAAGATATTACTGGCAAAGACATAAGAGATAGTGATATTGAATATTGGATAAGGGAATGTGTTTTGCAAGATGAAAGAATTAAGGAAGTAAGGAGCATTGATATAGATAGAAATAGCGAGAAAAGAACTGCTAATATATCAATACTTGTAATAGACCCATACAATGAGGAATTATCCTTAACGGGGGTGATTAATATTGGATAA
- the glgD gene encoding glucose-1-phosphate adenylyltransferase subunit GlgD yields the protein MPNIVALIYSSEFKERNYGVLCKHRPDYMLPFGGRYRIIDFALSNIANHDISRVVLYADRMIRSTLDHIGNGKSWELNRRNGGLLINSPSYSSNGNLSEIETYYDTIRYFEDHPSDYIYIKNPMYINKVDITDAKETMESNNLDCLIFSSKTVDKDGYYLNRRIISSDEEGKPCSVGLNLGMSEDIDLFLGSIMIKRDLFLRILRTAMERNSQMSLLNAIFSFAGDANIDFYRHNKEFEIISDINSFFEANMKLLNKEDFDQLFYEDGLVYTKSKDEPSTSYTKESNVKNSLIANGSIIRGDVENSIIFRGVDIGKGATIKNSIIFQDTVISDGAILNYAITDKRTFVDKDTRLFGNRSHPFVTSKDEHLEKGL from the coding sequence ATGCCAAATATTGTAGCTTTAATATATAGTTCAGAATTTAAAGAGAGAAATTATGGTGTATTGTGTAAACATAGGCCAGACTATATGCTTCCTTTTGGTGGTAGATATAGAATAATAGACTTTGCTCTATCAAACATAGCTAACCATGATATTTCAAGAGTGGTTTTGTATGCGGACAGGATGATTAGATCAACACTCGATCATATCGGTAATGGAAAAAGTTGGGAACTAAATAGGAGAAATGGTGGACTATTAATAAACTCTCCTTCATATAGTTCTAATGGAAATCTCAGCGAGATAGAGACATATTACGACACTATTAGATACTTTGAAGATCATCCTTCTGATTATATTTACATTAAAAATCCAATGTATATCAATAAGGTAGACATAACTGATGCAAAGGAAACAATGGAATCAAATAACCTTGATTGTTTAATATTTTCTTCCAAAACTGTTGATAAGGACGGTTATTATCTTAATAGAAGAATTATCTCATCTGATGAAGAAGGAAAGCCTTGCTCTGTTGGTCTAAATCTTGGAATGAGTGAAGATATTGATCTATTCCTTGGCTCAATTATGATAAAGAGAGATCTATTCTTAAGAATCTTAAGGACTGCAATGGAAAGAAATTCTCAAATGTCCTTACTTAACGCTATATTTTCTTTTGCTGGAGATGCCAATATAGATTTTTATAGACATAATAAGGAATTTGAAATAATATCTGATATTAATTCCTTCTTCGAAGCGAACATGAAATTATTAAATAAAGAAGACTTCGATCAACTCTTCTACGAAGATGGATTAGTTTATACAAAATCAAAAGATGAACCTTCAACCTCCTATACTAAGGAATCTAATGTAAAGAATTCTCTAATTGCTAATGGTTCAATCATAAGAGGGGATGTAGAAAATTCAATCATATTCAGAGGTGTAGATATTGGTAAGGGTGCTACAATCAAGAACTCAATAATATTCCAGGATACTGTAATTTCTGATGGTGCAATTCTAAATTATGCTATCACAGATAAGAGGACTTTTGTGGATAAGGATACTAGACTATTTGGTAATAGGTCTCATCCATTCGTGACATCAAAAGATGAACATTTAGAGAAAGGATTGTAA
- a CDS encoding phage holin, translating into MIFKNDKVYDTLKTISLIAIPVSTFIVAILGAYNYGNLERVTAVLAAVNTLLGSLVKISSAKYNKENN; encoded by the coding sequence ATGATTTTTAAAAATGATAAAGTTTATGATACTTTAAAAACTATATCTTTGATAGCTATACCAGTAAGCACTTTTATAGTTGCTATACTGGGGGCTTATAACTATGGGAACCTGGAAAGAGTTACTGCGGTACTAGCAGCAGTTAATACGCTTTTGGGATCTCTAGTCAAGATATCAAGTGCAAAATACAACAAAGAAAATAATTAG
- a CDS encoding glycogen/starch/alpha-glucan phosphorylase: MKLKQTKKNERNLLERIQSFLYSFYAKDLNNARINEVYDCLCRALMEDIGRKWVDSKSDTEEFEAYILSFEYLPGKFIERNIARLGKEEEIRDVLAEIGFPYEDVINFEKEANLGVGDIGIGSSYLISELANKKIRSVAYALRYENGNLKQKIVDGKQVEYSDYWLKEGSNWEHKKGFSYELDIDGKRHKSIAYDIAIVNDKADFVSTLRLFQSEPTQAINYSEFTRGDLFKAYDDYVSASSINQFLYLDDSSYDGKLLRLKQEYFYSASAIRDIFKRYLNRYGSIEGIDERIKIFVNDIHPTISLVEFIRILNQRFSINTKEAIFITRRIFEHIAFSITSDSLESYPVDMIKRINPEILETIISIQSILQEEDPKIFLIKNGYVYFKNINLALSNNYIYLSKILKDEKTARRKLSYTNLGTDRLMYLEKNNTRLMEVFRKNDLYDGHSYDISKIADLRDDADFIDDLEKVKYHNKLDLIELAKEKINPYSLFDVQLSIIHESKRQILNALAIAYKYYYFKENTNIRMTPKTYVFSGKANEGYYMAKETIKFILALKHMIDKDKIIREKIKIVFVEDLDVYRSKIILKATDIYNNLTLANLDNQDFHMLNSAFNMTNILTTRGGICENIEKNKSFYTIGDSYREIVDDNESASYDANNFYYSNDMVRYTIENLIRESYDIFPYDFKVMYDQIMMYNDSFRIFKDLEDLVVNRGKIDLDYLDKKKWVKNEIDNILWANNFKLDNKIIRNGINDWNKN, from the coding sequence ATGAAATTAAAGCAAACTAAGAAAAACGAAAGAAATTTATTAGAAAGAATACAAAGCTTTTTGTATTCTTTTTATGCTAAAGATTTGAACAATGCCAGAATCAACGAAGTATATGATTGTTTATGCAGAGCCTTGATGGAAGATATAGGCAGGAAATGGGTAGACAGCAAGTCTGATACAGAAGAATTTGAGGCCTATATATTAAGTTTTGAGTACCTTCCTGGAAAATTTATTGAAAGAAATATAGCAAGACTTGGCAAGGAAGAAGAGATTAGAGATGTATTAGCAGAAATTGGATTTCCCTATGAAGATGTAATCAATTTTGAAAAAGAGGCCAATCTTGGTGTCGGGGATATCGGTATTGGATCTAGCTATCTTATAAGCGAACTTGCTAATAAAAAAATAAGGTCTGTTGCCTATGCCCTTCGTTATGAAAATGGTAATCTCAAACAAAAAATTGTAGATGGTAAACAGGTTGAGTATTCTGATTATTGGCTAAAAGAAGGATCAAATTGGGAGCACAAAAAAGGATTTTCATATGAGTTAGATATAGATGGTAAGAGGCATAAATCAATAGCCTATGATATAGCTATAGTTAATGACAAGGCTGATTTTGTAAGCACCCTCCGATTATTTCAGTCCGAGCCTACTCAGGCTATTAACTATTCTGAATTTACAAGAGGGGATTTATTTAAGGCCTACGACGATTATGTAAGTGCAAGCTCTATAAACCAATTTCTATATTTAGATGATTCTTCATATGACGGAAAACTACTAAGATTAAAACAAGAATATTTCTACTCAGCAAGCGCAATTAGAGATATATTTAAAAGATACCTAAATAGATACGGATCTATTGAAGGAATAGATGAGAGAATTAAAATCTTTGTAAATGATATACATCCAACAATATCCTTGGTTGAATTTATTAGGATCCTAAATCAGAGGTTTTCTATTAATACCAAAGAGGCAATATTTATAACAAGGAGAATATTCGAGCACATTGCATTTTCTATTACTAGCGATAGTCTCGAAAGCTATCCCGTTGATATGATAAAAAGAATTAATCCTGAAATATTGGAAACTATTATATCAATCCAATCAATCCTCCAGGAGGAAGACCCAAAGATATTTTTGATCAAAAATGGATACGTATATTTCAAAAATATCAACCTAGCCCTATCAAACAACTATATCTATCTATCTAAGATCTTAAAGGATGAAAAAACAGCAAGAAGAAAGCTATCCTACACAAATCTTGGAACAGATAGACTAATGTATCTAGAAAAAAATAATACTCGACTCATGGAGGTTTTTAGAAAAAATGACCTTTATGACGGGCATTCATATGATATTTCTAAAATCGCAGATTTAAGAGATGATGCTGATTTCATCGATGATTTAGAAAAAGTAAAATATCATAACAAGCTCGACCTAATAGAATTAGCAAAGGAGAAGATTAATCCTTACAGCTTATTTGATGTACAACTTTCTATTATTCATGAAAGTAAAAGACAAATATTAAATGCCTTGGCGATTGCCTATAAATACTATTATTTTAAAGAAAATACAAATATTAGGATGACTCCTAAGACTTATGTATTTTCGGGGAAGGCAAACGAAGGTTATTATATGGCCAAGGAAACAATTAAATTTATCCTAGCCTTAAAGCATATGATAGATAAGGATAAGATTATAAGAGAAAAAATAAAGATTGTCTTTGTAGAAGATCTGGATGTATATAGGTCTAAAATTATTTTGAAGGCAACTGACATATATAATAATTTGACCCTAGCTAATTTGGATAACCAAGACTTCCATATGCTTAACTCAGCTTTCAATATGACAAATATCTTGACTACTAGGGGCGGTATTTGCGAAAATATAGAAAAAAACAAGTCTTTTTACACCATAGGTGATAGCTACAGGGAAATAGTTGATGATAATGAATCTGCTTCTTACGATGCAAATAATTTTTACTATTCCAATGATATGGTAAGATATACTATAGAAAATCTAATAAGAGAAAGTTATGATATTTTCCCATATGATTTTAAAGTGATGTATGATCAAATCATGATGTATAACGATTCGTTTAGAATATTCAAAGACCTTGAGGATTTAGTTGTTAATAGAGGAAAAATTGACCTAGACTATCTAGACAAGAAGAAATGGGTTAAAAATGAAATCGATAATATACTATGGGCGAATAATTTTAAATTAGATAATAAAATTATAAGGAATGGTATAAATGATTGGAACAAAAATTAA
- a CDS encoding peptidoglycan amidohydrolase family protein — protein MGSVKAMIDYAKSRWHVPEYVMGGGRIGKEASYNSATDDCSSFVYKSLKKGGFIPETTWNGSTEDLFRLAREGKYLKEISYDEVREGDIFVKGVEGGSGGEYGHTGIFLRKGEIIHCNAGLNWTVTTNNENEGYWYYLDDSYYPVRYFRPIGAVEESNPKNKNTSSTKWNKVKDEDWHGLTTTVCNVRAYPSTDAPIVAQYGAWENIYYDSVYEENGCRWISYIGNDSGKRRYVAYRYTSGDTTPWILF, from the coding sequence ATGGGAAGTGTAAAAGCAATGATTGACTATGCAAAGAGTAGATGGCATGTGCCAGAATATGTAATGGGCGGAGGAAGAATCGGAAAGGAAGCAAGCTACAACAGTGCTACAGACGACTGTTCATCTTTTGTTTATAAGTCTCTCAAGAAAGGTGGATTTATACCTGAGACAACATGGAATGGATCCACAGAAGACTTATTCAGATTAGCGAGAGAAGGCAAGTATCTTAAAGAAATCTCTTACGATGAAGTAAGAGAAGGAGATATCTTTGTAAAAGGTGTAGAAGGCGGAAGTGGTGGAGAGTATGGCCATACTGGTATTTTCTTAAGAAAAGGGGAGATCATCCACTGTAACGCTGGACTTAACTGGACAGTAACAACTAACAATGAGAATGAAGGGTATTGGTACTATCTAGATGATTCTTACTATCCTGTAAGGTACTTTAGACCTATAGGAGCAGTAGAAGAATCTAATCCTAAAAATAAAAACACTTCATCTACTAAATGGAATAAGGTTAAAGATGAAGATTGGCATGGTCTAACTACTACCGTATGTAATGTGAGGGCATATCCAAGTACGGATGCACCAATAGTGGCACAGTACGGAGCGTGGGAAAATATCTACTATGATTCAGTTTATGAAGAAAACGGCTGTAGATGGATCTCATATATAGGCAATGATTCAGGTAAAAGACGTTATGTAGCTTATAGATATACTAGTGGAGATACTACTCCATGGATTCTTTTTTAG